The window CACCTGAGGGAGCACAGCGAAGGCCGGGACGCAGGGAGCTGGGTGGAGAGCGAGCCTGGGCGGCGAAAGGTTGCCGAGGCGGGGGCTGGGCGCCTGGGAACAAAGGTGAGGGCGGGTTCCGCAGGTGAGGAGGTTTGAGGAGCCACTggggagaaagggaaaaggaagtcTATAGTCGGAGAGGACGTGCTCTGGGGGTAGAAGGAATCCTAGGACGGAAAGGATAAGGTGGGAAACAGTTTTCTCCCAAACTCTCACTCCCCAAAAAGAGACATTTCTTTCTTGCCCTTTTTTGATCCAGTTGAAAATGCAACTGCAAGCTCCCCGGTGAGACAAATACCGCCTTCAACCTTCGTATTCTGTGGTGACTCATCTGGCACGTGACCCCCCTCCCTCTTCAAGGTGTGTTGACCGACTACAGTTTAAGCCTGTCGTCCCACAAAAGGCCCGGGAGGGCCGGGGTCCCAGGAAGGGCCATCCTGGGTCAACACCGCCCCAGTTGGGAAGTCGGGTCGCTTTCGGACTTGCCACTGGGAAGGGAAGTGATTTGGGGGCGGCAGGTAAGGCCGCGCCTCTTCGCCATCACCTGGGGAAAGGTACCAGAGTTGAGCCGGGGCGCCCGCAGGCCTGTCTGGGCCTCGGGGTAAGGCGACGctggccccgccccctgcccctccCGCCGCGAGTGGCCTCGCGTGGTCGCCCAGGTGAGCCGCGGGGCCGCGAGCCACCGCTCACCCCGCGTCGGGGCGGGGCCTGGGGGGCGGAGCCTCATGCCCCGCCCCGCGGCTGGGCCCTGCCGCGCCGCTGcggctcctcctccctccttccgtCCTCCGCGCCTTACGTCGGTcggtccttccttccttcctgcttcgCCTCCGCGCCTCGCGCTATGGGACAGAGCCCCCGATCCGCCAGCAGCACCTGAGGATCCGGAAACCGCCCCAGCGATGGAAGAGGATCAGGAGCTGGAGAGGTAACGGCCGAGGAGGAGGCGGGCGGAGCGGGCCGCGCCCAAGGGGAGCGGGTGGCCGAGGGGCACGCTGCCTGGCCTGGCAGCCGGGGCCTGACTTGGGGCGCAGAGAAGAAGCATGGAGAGAGAAGTGGGGAGGAGACATGAATGTGTTTCAGTTGAGAGGCTGAGAGGTACACTAGCTATCAAGGAGGGAAGACAAGTTGGGAGACCAGAGTTAAGTATCCGAACTGCCCACCCCCGTTACAACAGCAGTGTGTAAAAATCACGCCCCGGGCCTCTGCTCCTGAGGACGGTACTCGTGCCTCTGTCCCTGTAACTACGGCTCACCTTTCTATGTGCAGACTGCTCCTAAAGCCACTCTGTGCGCTGagctctttttctccctcctgcTTGACTCCTGAACCTTCCATTCTCCTAGTTTCCTTCTCTTGCAAAATGGAAGCCGTAGTTGGGCCTGCACATTGATCATCTGTATCCTCTATTTTTATACTAGAGCAATCGGGATTTCTATGCCTTTCAACCCCCTTTTCATCCTCTAGCAGGACCAGTCCTATTCTAATCCTATCCCTTGCTTgtgactctaccaaaaaatatttttgcaaacacTTAAGTTTGTGTTTTTCTAAGAAAACTCCCCTTGTGGCCAGTGTGGATGGTCAAATGGAGCAGGGAAAAACTGGAggcaataaattaaatatttattgatagagTTTGTGGAGGCAGGAAAATGAGAGGCGAATAATTCTGTGTAGCTGGAGTAgattaataataatgtgttgCAATGTGATATAGTGAATGAGAAAAAGCTAGTTACAAAACAATATTCAGTatgatctcatttttataaaaaatatgtgtgtagAAAAATATCTGGATTGAAGACCTCAATGGCTGAAGGCGAGAGGAAGACAGCCCTGGAAATGGTCCAGGCAGCTGGAACAGATAGACACTGTGTGACATTTGTATTGCACGAGGAAGACCATACCCTAGGAAATTCTCTACGTTACATGATCATGAAGAACCCGGAAGTGGAATTTTGTGGTTACACTACGACCCATCCTTCAGAGAGCAAAATTAATTTACGCATTCAGACTCGAGGTACCCTTCCAGCTGTTGAGCCATTTCAGAGAGGCCTGAATGAGCTCATGAATGTCTGCCAACATGTGCTTGACAAGTTTGAGGCCAGCATAAAGGACTATAAGGATCAAAAAGCAAGCAGAAATGAATCCACATTCTAGTCCTTTATGCAGTATA of the Gorilla gorilla gorilla isolate KB3781 chromosome 14, NHGRI_mGorGor1-v2.1_pri, whole genome shotgun sequence genome contains:
- the POLR1D gene encoding DNA-directed RNA polymerases I and III subunit RPAC2 isoform X3, whose amino-acid sequence is MEEDQELERKISGLKTSMAEGERKTALEMVQAAGTDRHCVTFVLHEEDHTLGNSLRYMIMKNPEVEFCGYTTTHPSESKINLRIQTRGTLPAVEPFQRGLNELMNVCQHVLDKFEASIKDYKDQKASRNESTF
- the POLR1D gene encoding DNA-directed RNA polymerases I and III subunit RPAC2 isoform X1 → MPRPAAGPCRAAAAPPPSFRPPRLTSVGPSFLPASPPRLALWDRAPDPPAAPEDPETAPAMEEDQELERKISGLKTSMAEGERKTALEMVQAAGTDRHCVTFVLHEEDHTLGNSLRYMIMKNPEVEFCGYTTTHPSESKINLRIQTRGTLPAVEPFQRGLNELMNVCQHVLDKFEASIKDYKDQKASRNESTF